One window from the genome of Elaeis guineensis isolate ETL-2024a chromosome 5, EG11, whole genome shotgun sequence encodes:
- the LOC105044678 gene encoding uncharacterized protein isoform X4 produces MREKSLPVISSEQKRDAYGFAVRPQHLQRYREYAKIYKEEEEERSEQWKNFFQRLAESALVSSNESWAEDIDADTPNDAGNDCDRNGLDRCDGSEEVGAEKEPVEKEKAKIHRTNTWSQIRPSLAAIVQLMSHRVKKRKSPSCNEQESGRTGNRLAPIEEVARHSKEEESEEEFYDMDRSDVVQEDAASGDGGNADSAAKQEPFFPWKEELECLVRGGVPMALRGELWQAFVGVTARRVEGYYDDLLAPDTDTDESDASLPNDTVGMPKRPRGGCVPEKWKTQIEKDLPRTFPGHPALDDDGRNALRRLLTAYARHNPSVGYCQAMNFFGGLLLLLMPEENAFWTLLGIIDDYFDGYYSEEMIESQVDQLVLEELVHEKFPKLVHHLDYLGVQVAWVTGPWFLSIFTNMLPWESVLRIWDVLLFDGNRVMLFRAALALMELYGPAVVTTKDAGDAVTLLQSLAGSTFDSSQLVLTACMGYQAVDETILKELRKKHRPAVIAAMEERSRGLNSWKDSKGLASKLYSFKHDPGSILTETNSADVSDDMQTNGELHSLKSGSTDIEGYLNSLTVDTETDSLPDLKEQVTWLKVELCNLLEEKRSAVLRAEELETAFMEMVKQDNRRLLSAKVEQLEKEVSELRQVLADKQEQERAIIQVLMRMEQEQKLTEDARISAEQDAAAQKYAAHVLQEKYEEATSALAQMEKRTVMAETMLEATLQYQSGQVKAQQPHSPRVSQAILKSPLKAKLPAWDRAPKHQTKI; encoded by the exons ATGAGGGAGAAGAGCCTCCCCGTTATCTCTTCAGAACAGAAGCG GGACGCCTATGGGTTTGCCGTGCGGCCTCAACACTTGCAGAGATACCGGGAATATGCAAAAATCTACAAG gaggaagaagaagagcgaTCGGAACAATGGAAGAACTTCTTCCAGAGGCTGGCCGAGTCTGCGCTAGTGTCGTCCAACGAGTCGTGGGCAGAAGATATTGATGCGGACACGCCAAACGACGCAGGAAATGACTGTGATCGGAATGGACTTGACAGATGTGATGGATCCGAGGAAGTTGGTGCAGAAAAGGAGCCGGTTGAGAAGGAAAAGGCGAAAATCCATAGAACCAATACATGGAGTCAGATAAGACCATCCCTCGCTGCCATCGTGCAGTTGATGAGTCATCGGGTGAAAAAGAGGAAGAGCCCATCCTGCAACGAACAGGAATCTGGGAGAACTGGGAATCGCCTCGCACCAATTGAAGAGGTGGCAAGACATTCTAAAGAAGAAGAGTCTGAGGAAGAGTTCTATGATATGGACAGATCGGATGTGGTCCAGGAGGACGCAGCTTCAGGGGACGGTGGGAATGCTGATTCGGCAGCAAAGCAggagcctttctttccttggaaaGAAGAGCTGGAGTGCCTTGTTCGTGGAGGGGTGCCAATGGCTCTCAGAGGAGAG CTATGGCAAGCTTTTGTGGGTGTAACGGCGCGGAGGGTGGAGGGATATTATGATGACTTGCTAGCTCCGGACACTGACACTGATGAATCTGATGCCTCACTTCCAAATGACACTGTTGGCATGCCAAAAAGACCTCGGGGAGGATGTGTGCCTGAGAAATGGAAGACTCAGATTGAGAAG GATTTGCCTCGAACATTTCCAGGGCATCCCGCTTTAGATGATGACGGGAGAAATGCACTGAGGCGTTTGCTTACAGCATATGCTCGCCATAATCCATCAGTTGGGTACTGCCAG GCTATGAATTTCTTTGGGGGCTTGTTACTATTGTTGATGCCTGAGGAAAATGCATTTTG GACATTATTGGGTATCATCGATGACTACTTTGATGGCTACTATTCTGAGGAAATGATTGAATCTCAG GTGGACCAGCTTGTTCTTGAGGAGCTAGTGCATGAGAAATTTCCAAAATTGG TTCATCATTTGGATTATTTGGGCGTGCAGGTGGCATGGGTCACCGGACCTTGGTTCCTTTCCATTTTCACGAATATGCTTCCATGGGAAAGTG TTCTTCGTATATGGGATGTGCTTCTCTTTGATGGAAATCGTGTAATGTTATTCCGAGCAGCACTTGCTTTGATGGAATTATATG GTCCTGCAGTTGTGACTACAAAAGATGCTGGAGATGCAGTTACATTACTGCAGTCCCTTGCTGGCTCTACCTTTGACAGTAGCCAGCTTGTCTTGACAGCTTGCATGGGTTATCAAGCTGTAGATGAAACAATATTGAAAGAGCTGAGAAAAAAACATAGGCCTGCAGTTATAGCTGCCATGGAGGAAAGATCCAGAGGACTTAATTCATGGAAGGACTCCAAGGGCCTAGCATCTAAGTTATATAGTTTCAAACATGATCCAGGATCGATACTTACAGAAACCAACTCGGCAGATGTGTCAGATGACATGCAAACCAATGGGGAGTTGCATTCCTTGAAGTCTGGATCAACAGATATAGAAGGATATTTGAATAGTCTAACAGTTGATACAGAGACAGATTCCTTACCTGATCTTAAAGAACAG GTGACATGGTTGAAGGTTGAGCTGTGTAATTTGCTGGAGGAGAAAAGATCAGCTGTTCTCAG AGCTGAGGAGTTGGAAACAGCATTCATGGAGATGGTCAAGCAGGACAATAGACGTCTTTTAAGTGCCAAG GttgagcagttggagaaagagGTATCTGAACTTCGGCAGGTTCTTGCAGATAAGCAAGAGCAAGAGCGTGCCATTATTCAG GTCTTGATGAGGATGGAACAAGAACAGAAGTTGACAGAAGATGCTCGCATATCTGCCGAGCAAGATGCTGCTGCTCAGAAATATGCTGCTCATGTGCTGCAG gaaaaatatgaagaagCTACATCTGCACTTGCACAAATGGAGAAAAGGACTGTGATGGCAGAAACAATGCTGGAGGCTACATTGCAGTACCAGTCTGGTCAGGTTAAAGCTCAACAACCTCATTCTCCAAG GGTCAGCCAAGCAATACTGAAGAGTCCTTTGAAGGCAAAACTTCCAGCATGGGACAGAGCCCCAAAACACCAAACAAAGATCTGA
- the LOC105044678 gene encoding uncharacterized protein isoform X2, with the protein MREKSLPVISSEQKRDAYGFAVRPQHLQRYREYAKIYKEEEEERSEQWKNFFQRLAESALVSSNESWAEDIDADTPNDAGNDCDRNGLDRCDGSEEVGAEKEPVEKEKAKIHRTNTWSQIRPSLAAIVQLMSHRVKKRKSPSCNEQESGRTGNRLAPIEEVARHSKEEESEEEFYDMDRSDVVQEDAASGDGGNADSAAKQEPFFPWKEELECLVRGGVPMALRGELWQAFVGVTARRVEGYYDDLLAPDTDTDESDASLPNDTVGMPKRPRGGCVPEKWKTQIEKDLPRTFPGHPALDDDGRNALRRLLTAYARHNPSVGYCQAMNFFGGLLLLLMPEENAFWTLLGIIDDYFDGYYSEEMIESQVDQLVLEELVHEKFPKLGGMGHRTLVPFHFHEYASMGKWSVLRIWDVLLFDGNRVMLFRAALALMELYGPAVVTTKDAGDAVTLLQSLAGSTFDSSQLVLTACMGYQAVDETILKELRKKHRPAVIAAMEERSRGLNSWKDSKGLASKLYSFKHDPGSILTETNSADVSDDMQTNGELHSLKSGSTDIEGYLNSLTVDTETDSLPDLKEQVTWLKVELCNLLEEKRSAVLRAEELETAFMEMVKQDNRRLLSAKVEQLEKEVSELRQVLADKQEQERAIIQVLMRMEQEQKLTEDARISAEQDAAAQKYAAHVLQEKYEEATSALAQMEKRTVMAETMLEATLQYQSGQVKAQQPHSPRTPQTIQELSQHAPTRKIGLLSRPFGWLDKNKGQPSNTEESFEGKTSSMGQSPKTPNKDLNGHQDLDK; encoded by the exons ATGAGGGAGAAGAGCCTCCCCGTTATCTCTTCAGAACAGAAGCG GGACGCCTATGGGTTTGCCGTGCGGCCTCAACACTTGCAGAGATACCGGGAATATGCAAAAATCTACAAG gaggaagaagaagagcgaTCGGAACAATGGAAGAACTTCTTCCAGAGGCTGGCCGAGTCTGCGCTAGTGTCGTCCAACGAGTCGTGGGCAGAAGATATTGATGCGGACACGCCAAACGACGCAGGAAATGACTGTGATCGGAATGGACTTGACAGATGTGATGGATCCGAGGAAGTTGGTGCAGAAAAGGAGCCGGTTGAGAAGGAAAAGGCGAAAATCCATAGAACCAATACATGGAGTCAGATAAGACCATCCCTCGCTGCCATCGTGCAGTTGATGAGTCATCGGGTGAAAAAGAGGAAGAGCCCATCCTGCAACGAACAGGAATCTGGGAGAACTGGGAATCGCCTCGCACCAATTGAAGAGGTGGCAAGACATTCTAAAGAAGAAGAGTCTGAGGAAGAGTTCTATGATATGGACAGATCGGATGTGGTCCAGGAGGACGCAGCTTCAGGGGACGGTGGGAATGCTGATTCGGCAGCAAAGCAggagcctttctttccttggaaaGAAGAGCTGGAGTGCCTTGTTCGTGGAGGGGTGCCAATGGCTCTCAGAGGAGAG CTATGGCAAGCTTTTGTGGGTGTAACGGCGCGGAGGGTGGAGGGATATTATGATGACTTGCTAGCTCCGGACACTGACACTGATGAATCTGATGCCTCACTTCCAAATGACACTGTTGGCATGCCAAAAAGACCTCGGGGAGGATGTGTGCCTGAGAAATGGAAGACTCAGATTGAGAAG GATTTGCCTCGAACATTTCCAGGGCATCCCGCTTTAGATGATGACGGGAGAAATGCACTGAGGCGTTTGCTTACAGCATATGCTCGCCATAATCCATCAGTTGGGTACTGCCAG GCTATGAATTTCTTTGGGGGCTTGTTACTATTGTTGATGCCTGAGGAAAATGCATTTTG GACATTATTGGGTATCATCGATGACTACTTTGATGGCTACTATTCTGAGGAAATGATTGAATCTCAG GTGGACCAGCTTGTTCTTGAGGAGCTAGTGCATGAGAAATTTCCAAAATTGG GTGGCATGGGTCACCGGACCTTGGTTCCTTTCCATTTTCACGAATATGCTTCCATGGGAAAGTGGTCAG TTCTTCGTATATGGGATGTGCTTCTCTTTGATGGAAATCGTGTAATGTTATTCCGAGCAGCACTTGCTTTGATGGAATTATATG GTCCTGCAGTTGTGACTACAAAAGATGCTGGAGATGCAGTTACATTACTGCAGTCCCTTGCTGGCTCTACCTTTGACAGTAGCCAGCTTGTCTTGACAGCTTGCATGGGTTATCAAGCTGTAGATGAAACAATATTGAAAGAGCTGAGAAAAAAACATAGGCCTGCAGTTATAGCTGCCATGGAGGAAAGATCCAGAGGACTTAATTCATGGAAGGACTCCAAGGGCCTAGCATCTAAGTTATATAGTTTCAAACATGATCCAGGATCGATACTTACAGAAACCAACTCGGCAGATGTGTCAGATGACATGCAAACCAATGGGGAGTTGCATTCCTTGAAGTCTGGATCAACAGATATAGAAGGATATTTGAATAGTCTAACAGTTGATACAGAGACAGATTCCTTACCTGATCTTAAAGAACAG GTGACATGGTTGAAGGTTGAGCTGTGTAATTTGCTGGAGGAGAAAAGATCAGCTGTTCTCAG AGCTGAGGAGTTGGAAACAGCATTCATGGAGATGGTCAAGCAGGACAATAGACGTCTTTTAAGTGCCAAG GttgagcagttggagaaagagGTATCTGAACTTCGGCAGGTTCTTGCAGATAAGCAAGAGCAAGAGCGTGCCATTATTCAG GTCTTGATGAGGATGGAACAAGAACAGAAGTTGACAGAAGATGCTCGCATATCTGCCGAGCAAGATGCTGCTGCTCAGAAATATGCTGCTCATGTGCTGCAG gaaaaatatgaagaagCTACATCTGCACTTGCACAAATGGAGAAAAGGACTGTGATGGCAGAAACAATGCTGGAGGCTACATTGCAGTACCAGTCTGGTCAGGTTAAAGCTCAACAACCTCATTCTCCAAG AACTCCACAGACCATTCAAGAGTTGTCTCAGCATGCACCCACCAGGAAAATAGGCCTGCTCTCCAGACCTTTTGGCTGGCTTGACAAAAACAAG GGTCAGCCAAGCAATACTGAAGAGTCCTTTGAAGGCAAAACTTCCAGCATGGGACAGAGCCCCAAAACACCAAACAAAGATCTGAATGGACACCAAGATTTGGATAAGTAG
- the LOC105044678 gene encoding uncharacterized protein isoform X1 has translation MREKSLPVISSEQKRDAYGFAVRPQHLQRYREYAKIYKEEEEERSEQWKNFFQRLAESALVSSNESWAEDIDADTPNDAGNDCDRNGLDRCDGSEEVGAEKEPVEKEKAKIHRTNTWSQIRPSLAAIVQLMSHRVKKRKSPSCNEQESGRTGNRLAPIEEVARHSKEEESEEEFYDMDRSDVVQEDAASGDGGNADSAAKQEPFFPWKEELECLVRGGVPMALRGELWQAFVGVTARRVEGYYDDLLAPDTDTDESDASLPNDTVGMPKRPRGGCVPEKWKTQIEKDLPRTFPGHPALDDDGRNALRRLLTAYARHNPSVGYCQAMNFFGGLLLLLMPEENAFWTLLGIIDDYFDGYYSEEMIESQVDQLVLEELVHEKFPKLVHHLDYLGVQVAWVTGPWFLSIFTNMLPWESVLRIWDVLLFDGNRVMLFRAALALMELYGPAVVTTKDAGDAVTLLQSLAGSTFDSSQLVLTACMGYQAVDETILKELRKKHRPAVIAAMEERSRGLNSWKDSKGLASKLYSFKHDPGSILTETNSADVSDDMQTNGELHSLKSGSTDIEGYLNSLTVDTETDSLPDLKEQVTWLKVELCNLLEEKRSAVLRAEELETAFMEMVKQDNRRLLSAKVEQLEKEVSELRQVLADKQEQERAIIQVLMRMEQEQKLTEDARISAEQDAAAQKYAAHVLQEKYEEATSALAQMEKRTVMAETMLEATLQYQSGQVKAQQPHSPRTPQTIQELSQHAPTRKIGLLSRPFGWLDKNKGQPSNTEESFEGKTSSMGQSPKTPNKDLNGHQDLDK, from the exons ATGAGGGAGAAGAGCCTCCCCGTTATCTCTTCAGAACAGAAGCG GGACGCCTATGGGTTTGCCGTGCGGCCTCAACACTTGCAGAGATACCGGGAATATGCAAAAATCTACAAG gaggaagaagaagagcgaTCGGAACAATGGAAGAACTTCTTCCAGAGGCTGGCCGAGTCTGCGCTAGTGTCGTCCAACGAGTCGTGGGCAGAAGATATTGATGCGGACACGCCAAACGACGCAGGAAATGACTGTGATCGGAATGGACTTGACAGATGTGATGGATCCGAGGAAGTTGGTGCAGAAAAGGAGCCGGTTGAGAAGGAAAAGGCGAAAATCCATAGAACCAATACATGGAGTCAGATAAGACCATCCCTCGCTGCCATCGTGCAGTTGATGAGTCATCGGGTGAAAAAGAGGAAGAGCCCATCCTGCAACGAACAGGAATCTGGGAGAACTGGGAATCGCCTCGCACCAATTGAAGAGGTGGCAAGACATTCTAAAGAAGAAGAGTCTGAGGAAGAGTTCTATGATATGGACAGATCGGATGTGGTCCAGGAGGACGCAGCTTCAGGGGACGGTGGGAATGCTGATTCGGCAGCAAAGCAggagcctttctttccttggaaaGAAGAGCTGGAGTGCCTTGTTCGTGGAGGGGTGCCAATGGCTCTCAGAGGAGAG CTATGGCAAGCTTTTGTGGGTGTAACGGCGCGGAGGGTGGAGGGATATTATGATGACTTGCTAGCTCCGGACACTGACACTGATGAATCTGATGCCTCACTTCCAAATGACACTGTTGGCATGCCAAAAAGACCTCGGGGAGGATGTGTGCCTGAGAAATGGAAGACTCAGATTGAGAAG GATTTGCCTCGAACATTTCCAGGGCATCCCGCTTTAGATGATGACGGGAGAAATGCACTGAGGCGTTTGCTTACAGCATATGCTCGCCATAATCCATCAGTTGGGTACTGCCAG GCTATGAATTTCTTTGGGGGCTTGTTACTATTGTTGATGCCTGAGGAAAATGCATTTTG GACATTATTGGGTATCATCGATGACTACTTTGATGGCTACTATTCTGAGGAAATGATTGAATCTCAG GTGGACCAGCTTGTTCTTGAGGAGCTAGTGCATGAGAAATTTCCAAAATTGG TTCATCATTTGGATTATTTGGGCGTGCAGGTGGCATGGGTCACCGGACCTTGGTTCCTTTCCATTTTCACGAATATGCTTCCATGGGAAAGTG TTCTTCGTATATGGGATGTGCTTCTCTTTGATGGAAATCGTGTAATGTTATTCCGAGCAGCACTTGCTTTGATGGAATTATATG GTCCTGCAGTTGTGACTACAAAAGATGCTGGAGATGCAGTTACATTACTGCAGTCCCTTGCTGGCTCTACCTTTGACAGTAGCCAGCTTGTCTTGACAGCTTGCATGGGTTATCAAGCTGTAGATGAAACAATATTGAAAGAGCTGAGAAAAAAACATAGGCCTGCAGTTATAGCTGCCATGGAGGAAAGATCCAGAGGACTTAATTCATGGAAGGACTCCAAGGGCCTAGCATCTAAGTTATATAGTTTCAAACATGATCCAGGATCGATACTTACAGAAACCAACTCGGCAGATGTGTCAGATGACATGCAAACCAATGGGGAGTTGCATTCCTTGAAGTCTGGATCAACAGATATAGAAGGATATTTGAATAGTCTAACAGTTGATACAGAGACAGATTCCTTACCTGATCTTAAAGAACAG GTGACATGGTTGAAGGTTGAGCTGTGTAATTTGCTGGAGGAGAAAAGATCAGCTGTTCTCAG AGCTGAGGAGTTGGAAACAGCATTCATGGAGATGGTCAAGCAGGACAATAGACGTCTTTTAAGTGCCAAG GttgagcagttggagaaagagGTATCTGAACTTCGGCAGGTTCTTGCAGATAAGCAAGAGCAAGAGCGTGCCATTATTCAG GTCTTGATGAGGATGGAACAAGAACAGAAGTTGACAGAAGATGCTCGCATATCTGCCGAGCAAGATGCTGCTGCTCAGAAATATGCTGCTCATGTGCTGCAG gaaaaatatgaagaagCTACATCTGCACTTGCACAAATGGAGAAAAGGACTGTGATGGCAGAAACAATGCTGGAGGCTACATTGCAGTACCAGTCTGGTCAGGTTAAAGCTCAACAACCTCATTCTCCAAG AACTCCACAGACCATTCAAGAGTTGTCTCAGCATGCACCCACCAGGAAAATAGGCCTGCTCTCCAGACCTTTTGGCTGGCTTGACAAAAACAAG GGTCAGCCAAGCAATACTGAAGAGTCCTTTGAAGGCAAAACTTCCAGCATGGGACAGAGCCCCAAAACACCAAACAAAGATCTGAATGGACACCAAGATTTGGATAAGTAG
- the LOC105044678 gene encoding uncharacterized protein isoform X5 has protein sequence MREKSLPVISSEQKRDAYGFAVRPQHLQRYREYAKIYKEEEEERSEQWKNFFQRLAESALVSSNESWAEDIDADTPNDAGNDCDRNGLDRCDGSEEVGAEKEPVEKEKAKIHRTNTWSQIRPSLAAIVQLMSHRVKKRKSPSCNEQESGRTGNRLAPIEEVARHSKEEESEEEFYDMDRSDVVQEDAASGDGGNADSAAKQEPFFPWKEELECLVRGGVPMALRGELWQAFVGVTARRVEGYYDDLLAPDTDTDESDASLPNDTVGMPKRPRGGCVPEKWKTQIEKDLPRTFPGHPALDDDGRNALRRLLTAYARHNPSVGYCQAMNFFGGLLLLLMPEENAFWTLLGIIDDYFDGYYSEEMIESQVDQLVLEELVHEKFPKLVHHLDYLGVQVAWVTGPWFLSIFTNMLPWESVLRIWDVLLFDGNRVMLFRAALALMELYGPAVVTTKDAGDAVTLLQSLAGSTFDSSQLVLTACMGYQAVDETILKELRKKHRPAVIAAMEERSRGLNSWKDSKGLASKLYSFKHDPGSILTETNSADVSDDMQTNGELHSLKSGSTDIEGYLNSLTVDTETDSLPDLKEQVTWLKVELCNLLEEKRSAVLRAEELETAFMEMVKQDNRRLLSAKVEQLEKEVSELRQVLADKQEQERAIIQVLMRMEQEQKLTEDARISAEQDAAAQKYAAHVLQEKYEEATSALAQMEKRTVMAETMLEATLQYQSGQVKAQQPHSPRPFKSCLSMHPPGK, from the exons ATGAGGGAGAAGAGCCTCCCCGTTATCTCTTCAGAACAGAAGCG GGACGCCTATGGGTTTGCCGTGCGGCCTCAACACTTGCAGAGATACCGGGAATATGCAAAAATCTACAAG gaggaagaagaagagcgaTCGGAACAATGGAAGAACTTCTTCCAGAGGCTGGCCGAGTCTGCGCTAGTGTCGTCCAACGAGTCGTGGGCAGAAGATATTGATGCGGACACGCCAAACGACGCAGGAAATGACTGTGATCGGAATGGACTTGACAGATGTGATGGATCCGAGGAAGTTGGTGCAGAAAAGGAGCCGGTTGAGAAGGAAAAGGCGAAAATCCATAGAACCAATACATGGAGTCAGATAAGACCATCCCTCGCTGCCATCGTGCAGTTGATGAGTCATCGGGTGAAAAAGAGGAAGAGCCCATCCTGCAACGAACAGGAATCTGGGAGAACTGGGAATCGCCTCGCACCAATTGAAGAGGTGGCAAGACATTCTAAAGAAGAAGAGTCTGAGGAAGAGTTCTATGATATGGACAGATCGGATGTGGTCCAGGAGGACGCAGCTTCAGGGGACGGTGGGAATGCTGATTCGGCAGCAAAGCAggagcctttctttccttggaaaGAAGAGCTGGAGTGCCTTGTTCGTGGAGGGGTGCCAATGGCTCTCAGAGGAGAG CTATGGCAAGCTTTTGTGGGTGTAACGGCGCGGAGGGTGGAGGGATATTATGATGACTTGCTAGCTCCGGACACTGACACTGATGAATCTGATGCCTCACTTCCAAATGACACTGTTGGCATGCCAAAAAGACCTCGGGGAGGATGTGTGCCTGAGAAATGGAAGACTCAGATTGAGAAG GATTTGCCTCGAACATTTCCAGGGCATCCCGCTTTAGATGATGACGGGAGAAATGCACTGAGGCGTTTGCTTACAGCATATGCTCGCCATAATCCATCAGTTGGGTACTGCCAG GCTATGAATTTCTTTGGGGGCTTGTTACTATTGTTGATGCCTGAGGAAAATGCATTTTG GACATTATTGGGTATCATCGATGACTACTTTGATGGCTACTATTCTGAGGAAATGATTGAATCTCAG GTGGACCAGCTTGTTCTTGAGGAGCTAGTGCATGAGAAATTTCCAAAATTGG TTCATCATTTGGATTATTTGGGCGTGCAGGTGGCATGGGTCACCGGACCTTGGTTCCTTTCCATTTTCACGAATATGCTTCCATGGGAAAGTG TTCTTCGTATATGGGATGTGCTTCTCTTTGATGGAAATCGTGTAATGTTATTCCGAGCAGCACTTGCTTTGATGGAATTATATG GTCCTGCAGTTGTGACTACAAAAGATGCTGGAGATGCAGTTACATTACTGCAGTCCCTTGCTGGCTCTACCTTTGACAGTAGCCAGCTTGTCTTGACAGCTTGCATGGGTTATCAAGCTGTAGATGAAACAATATTGAAAGAGCTGAGAAAAAAACATAGGCCTGCAGTTATAGCTGCCATGGAGGAAAGATCCAGAGGACTTAATTCATGGAAGGACTCCAAGGGCCTAGCATCTAAGTTATATAGTTTCAAACATGATCCAGGATCGATACTTACAGAAACCAACTCGGCAGATGTGTCAGATGACATGCAAACCAATGGGGAGTTGCATTCCTTGAAGTCTGGATCAACAGATATAGAAGGATATTTGAATAGTCTAACAGTTGATACAGAGACAGATTCCTTACCTGATCTTAAAGAACAG GTGACATGGTTGAAGGTTGAGCTGTGTAATTTGCTGGAGGAGAAAAGATCAGCTGTTCTCAG AGCTGAGGAGTTGGAAACAGCATTCATGGAGATGGTCAAGCAGGACAATAGACGTCTTTTAAGTGCCAAG GttgagcagttggagaaagagGTATCTGAACTTCGGCAGGTTCTTGCAGATAAGCAAGAGCAAGAGCGTGCCATTATTCAG GTCTTGATGAGGATGGAACAAGAACAGAAGTTGACAGAAGATGCTCGCATATCTGCCGAGCAAGATGCTGCTGCTCAGAAATATGCTGCTCATGTGCTGCAG gaaaaatatgaagaagCTACATCTGCACTTGCACAAATGGAGAAAAGGACTGTGATGGCAGAAACAATGCTGGAGGCTACATTGCAGTACCAGTCTGGTCAGGTTAAAGCTCAACAACCTCATTCTCCAAG ACCATTCAAGAGTTGTCTCAGCATGCACCCACCAGGAAAATAG